From Nilaparvata lugens isolate BPH chromosome 7, ASM1435652v1, whole genome shotgun sequence, one genomic window encodes:
- the LOC120352397 gene encoding uncharacterized protein LOC120352397 → MEKLNQTISDEIDLSKFLTQKIIPDYLVKPNLVFELMTLGEDLSSLESCNVSNLRSSYRSLAGNSTNQIIHNLSSYNESVNCLREKLPKVMELIDTVQNGVQTGYYRTVIRANVVKIESIFMHYLNRMKQIIVFLQTESEETLVLTENLDELSNFAKHFIDCYNRIIELQSLIAPSRPPSPNPAALLEPFPSQSKVVINKNLGTSSKDTCAVTLCEPGTSGESTTEFENIGPSKLNHGYQVNNLIPRPTLEIDSSFYNKLRNPVESFLKNLQPCDGLNIDSLLKFLEAAIKIHDLSVMSDTSLLQILVPYTTGPLGDKILYSLNSNASFKQFHLDLLKYFIPQRLLSTIKRDKFDRLQGPCEALSSYVTSIKEAAKLLLLDESEAEIVFFYFTINFE, encoded by the coding sequence ATGGAAAAACTAAATCAGACTATTTCTGATGAAATTGATCTGAGTAAATTTTTAACTCAGAAAATTATTCCTGATTATCTTGTGAAACCTAACCTTGTTTTTGAACTCATGACCTTGGGAGAAGACTTGTCAAGTCTTGAGTCATGCAATGTGAGTAATCTTAGATCTAGCTATCGTTCATTAGCAGGTAATAGTAccaatcaaattattcataatttgtcAAGTTATAATGAGTCAGTCAATTGTCTTAGAGAAAAACTTCCAAAAGTAATGGAACTTATTGACACTGTACAAAATGGTGTGCAAACTGGATATTACAGAACTGTAATCAGAGCTAATGTAGTAAAAATTGAGTCAATATTTATGCATTATTTAAAtaggatgaaacaaattattgtatttttacaaaCGGAGAGTGAAGAAACTCTTGTCTTAACTGAAAATTTGGATGAGCTTTCGAATTTTgcaaaacattttattgattgttataatagaattattgaactACAAAGCTTGATTGCTCCATCTAGACCACCATCACCGAATCCAGCTGCTTTACTGGAACCTTTTCCTAGTCAATCCAAAgttgtaattaataaaaatttaggaACTAGTTCAAAGGATACTTGTGCTGTTACATTGTGTGAACCTGGTACAAGTGGTGAGTCtacaactgaatttgaaaatattggtccATCAAAACTCAATCATGGTTATCAAGTTAATAATTTGATCCCTAGACCAACTTTGGAAATTGATTCAAgtttctacaataaattgagaaatccTGTAGAAAGCTTCTTGAAAAATCTTCAGCCTTGTGATGGATTAAATATTGATAGCTTATTGAAATTCTTGGAAGCtgctataaaaattcatgatTTATCAGTTATGTCTGACACAAGCCTATTGCAAATTCTTGTTCCTTATACAACTGGACCTCTAGgtgataaaatattgtactcTTTGAATTCTAATGCTAGCTTCAAACAATTTCACCTTgacttgttgaaatattttatccctCAGCGTCTTCTCTCAACAATTAAGAgagataaatttgatagattgcAAGGACCTTGTGAAGCCCTATCATCATACGTGACAAGTATCAAAGAAGCagcgaaattattattattggatgagAGTGAAGCTGAAATT